caatcctttttttttcctttatatttaaTCCAGAAAAACAGACCATACTAGACCATCATGTTAATGCTACATTACCTGTAGGTTTACATTAGTTTGAATTAATTTCAGCGTCTTCTGTAACTCTTATCTACTTGCCTGTTCTAGAACTGGAATGGCAGGGTTAATTATTAGGATCCTCCAAGTAACTTAAGGCTGTTTTTGTGTGAAAGCTCTACATGTTGGGGGGAtaaacccaaaataataaaaatatgctaAAGACTCTGTCCAGTGTCATATAGATTACATATTTGAGAATTTGATGACATGAACACATTCAAGTCAAGGTACTACACATGTCACACATTAAGAAACACACtagcagttttttaaattttattatttatccaaACAAAAGCTTAATGTACAGTAGACATGTATGAACAGAACCATTCAGCCCCTTCTCTATTGCGTATGCACCTTGGTGATGTCATTGAATTTGCCTTCGGGTGCCTGATAGCCAGGTATTGGTGGGGTGTAGCAGGGGCCCTGGCTCTCGTATGGAAAGAGCCTCTGGTCTCGTTTGAGGGCTGCTTGATAAAGCTCTTCTGACTCCAGTCGCAATTCCTCCAGCGCTTCTCTCTGAGCCTCCAGCGCGTCACGGATAGTCTTCATCTCCGCCTCGTGCTGCTCCTGCTTGTAGCGAGACCACGCCTTCAACAGCAGCGCCCTGCGCTCGCTCTCCTCAAAGGACAGCCGGGGAGGCTCTCGCACCCTGCAACACAACAGAGACTTAACATTTCGTGCATACAGCACATGCAACGTTTGTactaacttaatcctgattgcagcgtaccaaagaGGTGATCCCGGTGACTGATGTAACTGATCGGAACAACATGTCAGACCGATAATGAAATGAGTTCGCTCTACATAAAGTGACATTCTGTCATTTGAACAGTGCTGTTCTATTGGCTTGTGCACAGGGTGTAGACAGGGACTGGAATTTTTCTCAGTGTGTTGCATGAATGGGAGACACGGTCAGTAAACTGTAACGCATCAGTTCTGCAAGGTGCAGATGGTCTTTGCTGAGACTTCAGGAACACCCTCTACAGGAGCTCCCCGGCTCTGTAATGCTACCTCGTTTCGTCCAGGTATTTAGCCGGGGTTATGAAGTCCTCGATGGGGATCAGCTCCGGAGGAACCCTCTCCAGCTTCTTCAACTTCTTCTTCAGACGGTCTCTCAACGCCACCTCC
Above is a window of Polyodon spathula isolate WHYD16114869_AA chromosome 25, ASM1765450v1, whole genome shotgun sequence DNA encoding:
- the LOC121300042 gene encoding 39S ribosomal protein L40, mitochondrial-like; this encodes MSGVLSQTLTLFSRQNRTLCSLAVLSLQARQTHWQTTILGLRTSLPMRAEPKKKKKVDPKREVALRDRLKKKLKKLERVPPELIPIEDFITPAKYLDETRVREPPRLSFEESERRALLLKAWSRYKQEQHEAEMKTIRDALEAQREALEELRLESEELYQAALKRDQRLFPYESQGPCYTPPIPGYQAPEGKFNDITKVHTQ